The Canis aureus isolate CA01 chromosome 24, VMU_Caureus_v.1.0, whole genome shotgun sequence genome includes a window with the following:
- the LOC144296010 gene encoding uncharacterized protein LOC144296010 isoform X2: MLCSPVPPRRGNLDTDMIQREDDVKTLTAGHLQAKAWNRSFPHSLQKEPTCRHLDLELPAFRAVKFSGKQTLRRRFVRSRFIKKYPWGVPGWLSWKSM; this comes from the exons gaagaggaaatttggacacagacatgaTACAaagggaagatgatgtgaagacactGACAGCCggccacctacaagccaaggcttggaacagatccttccctcacagccttcagaaggaaccaacctgccgacaccttgatcttgaacttccagccttcAGAGCT GTCAAGTTCTctgggaagcagactctgagaagAAGATTTGTACGTAGTAGGTTTATCAAGAAGTACCcttggggggtgcctggctggctcagttggaagagcatgtga
- the LOC144296010 gene encoding uncharacterized protein LOC144296010 isoform X1, translating to MLCSPVPPRRGNLDTDMIQREDDVKTLTAGHLQAKAWNRSFPHSLQKEPTCRHLDLELPAFRAAWNWLFIQGVLVALSGQWYLQSKIGKVKFSGKQTLRRRFVRSRFIKKYPWGVPGWLSWKSM from the exons gaagaggaaatttggacacagacatgaTACAaagggaagatgatgtgaagacactGACAGCCggccacctacaagccaaggcttggaacagatccttccctcacagccttcagaaggaaccaacctgccgacaccttgatcttgaacttccagccttcAGAGCT GCTTGGAATTGGCTATTTATCCAAGGAGTTCTGGTTGCTTTGAGTGGACAGTGGTATCTACAATCCAAAATTGGGAAA GTCAAGTTCTctgggaagcagactctgagaagAAGATTTGTACGTAGTAGGTTTATCAAGAAGTACCcttggggggtgcctggctggctcagttggaagagcatgtga